The following coding sequences are from one Triticum dicoccoides isolate Atlit2015 ecotype Zavitan chromosome 4A, WEW_v2.0, whole genome shotgun sequence window:
- the LOC119283725 gene encoding protein argonaute 12-like, whose protein sequence is MSSRGGGGHGRGGESSGAQEGGRGRGGGGGRGRGRGEEAGGERGRGGHGHAPRGRSGEQEPHGGRGGDGRGRGRGGERGGHRDDAARGRGGRGGGGYPSSPSQPAAGGRGGVAAVGEHDPRYGGTGPGRAGQQVAAPTPTVEVLGAEVERKMVLSKAAGERPSSSSSAPVAAEEQRRVAMEPRVPAAPASLPPVSSKAEKFPARPGFGTIGRRCRVRANHFLVQVADKEIYHYDVTIDPETRSRGWNRSIINELVKLYKEHLDGRLPVYDGRKSLYTAGALPFKNKVFVVKLANAAKGNKREEEYKVTVKLASNLDMYSLRQFLAGRSRDVPQDTIQALDIALRECPTTKYVSISRSFFSQSFGHGGAIGNGVECWRGYYQSLRPTQMGLSLNIDISATAFYKAQAVMEFAVEYLNIRDASRSLIDQDRIKLKKALRGVRVEATHRTDKTIRYKITSVSSAPLKELMFDQDGVRVSVVQYFKKQYNYSLKYINWPCLQAGSDSRPIYLPMEVCSIVGGQRYSRKLNERQVSSILKMACERPAQRESSVLEIVNRNSYGNDDYLKEFGMKVMNQLALVDARVLPSPRLKYHDSGREKVCNPSVGQWNMINKRMVNGGSINHWACLTFASRLHPNDIGMFCRDLAHMCNSIGMEMNMEPCVNITQARRQDTVESAIRNIHGHSAQVLAEKGLKGKQLELLIIILPDISGSYGKIKRLCETELGVITQCCLPKNVQKGGKQYLENLSLKINVKVGGRNTVLEDALYKRIPLLTDVPTIVFGADVTHPAAGEDASPSIAAVVASMDWPEVTKYKCLVSSQGHREEIIADLYTETKDPQKGLVGGGMIRELLLSFYRATGCKPHRIIFYRDGVSDGQFSQVLLYEMDAIRKACATLQAGYLPPVTFVVVQKRHHTRLFPENHRARDLTDRSGNILPGTVVDTKICHPTEFDFYLCSHAGIQGTSRPTHYHVLLDKNRFSADALQTLTYNLCYTYARCTRSVSIVPPAYYAHLAAFRARYYMEDEFSDGGSSSATARSAPARQLPKIRDSVKEFMFYC, encoded by the exons ATGTCTTCACGAGGTGGAGGCGGCCACGGCCGCGGCGGCGAGTCGTCCGGAGCGCAGGAGGGTGGCCGCGGGCGGGGTGGTGGTGGCGGCCGAGGGAGGGGCcgaggggaggaggccgggggCGAGCGCGGCCGCGGAGGACACGGCCACGCGCCGCGCGGTCGCTCCGGAGAGCAGGAGCCACATGGCGGACGCGGCGGGGACGGCCGAGGGAGGGGCCGAGGCGGCGAGCGCGGTGGCCATCGCGACGACGCGGCGAGAGGCCGAGGtggtcgaggcggcggcggctaccccTCGTCGCCCTCGCAGCCTGCAGCTGGCGGGCGGGGTGGCGTCGCCGCGGTGGGTGAGCACGACCCGCGTTACGGTGGCACTGGACCAGGCCGAGCCGGCCAGCAAGTGGCGGCCCCGACCCCGACGGTGGAGGTGCTGGGTGCCGAGGTGGAGCGGAAGATGGTGCTCTCTAAGGCCGCAGGCGAGCGGCCGTcgtcgtcttcctcggctccggtggCAGCAGAGGAGCAGCGGAGGGTCGCCATGGAGCCTCGGGTGCCGGCGGCGCCGGCCAGTCTGCCGCCGGTGTCGAGCAAGGCGGAGAAGTTCCCGGCGCGGCCGGGGTTCGGGACCATCGGGAGGAGGTGCCGCGTCCGCGCCAACCATTTCCTCGTGCAGGTCGCCGACAAGGAGATCTACCATTACGAT GTGACAATTGACCCGGAAACGAGGTCTCGTGGATGGAACAGATCAATAATCAACGAACTAGTTAAATTGTACAAGGAACACTTGGACGGTAGGCTGCCTGTTTATGATGGAAGAAAGAGCCTATATACCGCTGGTGCACTgccgttcaagaacaaagtatttgtcGTGAAACTTGCCAATGCCGCGAAAGGGAATAAACG CGAGGAGGAATACAAGGTAACTGTCAAGCTTGCTTCAAATCTGGATATGTACAGCCTTCGGCAGTTTTTGGCTGGTAGAAGCAGGGACGTGCCACAAGACACTATCCAAGCTCTCGACATCGCCTTAAGGGAGTGTCCCACAACAAA GTATGTATCGATctctagatcattcttctctcAGTCATTTGGACATGGTGGCGCGATTGGCAACGGTGTTGAATGCTGGAGGGGTTATTACCAAAGCCTTCGCCCCACACAGATGGGTTTGTCACTAAATATCG ATATTTCTGCAACGGCATTTTACAAGGCCCAAGCAGTGATGGAATTTGCTGTTGAATATCTGAATATCCGAGATGCTTCAAGGTCCTTGATTGATCAGGATCGTATTAAG tTGAAGAAAGCCCTTAGAGGTGTCCGGGTTGAGGCCACTCATCGCACTGATAAAACCATACGCTACAAGATCACTAGCGTTTCCTCAGCTCCGTTGAAGGAATTAAT GTTTGATCAAGACGGTGTGCGCGTATCAGTTGTCCAGTACTTTAAGAAGCAATATAATTACTCTCTGAAATATATCAATTGGCCATGCCTTCAAGCTGGTAGTGACAGCAGACCGATATATTTGCCTATGGAG GTTTGCAGCATAGTTGGGGGACAAAGATATTCACGCAAGTTGAATGAACGCCAAGTTTCAAGCATACTAAAGATGGCATGTGAAAGACCAGCTCAACGGGAGAGCAGTGTTCTAGAG ATTGTTAACAGGAATAGTTATGGCAATGATGACTATTTGAAAGAATTTGGCATGAAAGTCATGAACCAACTTGCATTGGTCGATGCTCGTGTACTACCTTCCCCAAGG CTTAAATATCATGACTCTGGACGGGAAAAAGTATGTAATCCTTCAGTGGGACAATGGAACATGATAAACAAG AGAATGGTGAATGGAGGATCTATCAACCATTGGGCATGTCTAACTTTCGCGTCTCGACTTCACCCAAATGACATTGGCATGTTTTGCCGTGATCTGGCTCACATGTGCAATAGCATTGGCATG GAAATGAACATGGAGCCATGCGTGAATATCACACAAGCACGCCGTCAGGACACCGTGGAGTCTGCAATCAGAAATATCCATGGCCATTCTGCCCAAGTGCTCGCTGAGAAAGGTCTAAAAGGGAAGCAACTTGAATTATTGATCATCATATTACCTGATATTAGTGGTTCCTATG GAAAGATAAAACGGCTTTGTGAAACGGAGCTTGGTGTAATAACTCAGTGCTGCTTGCCTAAAAATGTTCAGAAGGGTGGGAAACAATACCTTGAAAATCTTTCTTTGAAGATCAATGTTAAG GTTGGGGGTCGGAATACAGTACTTGAAGATGCTTTGTACAAGAGGATACCCCTTCTGACTGATGTGCCTACCATAGTTTTTGGAGCTGATGTTACCCACCCAGCTGCTGGAGAAGATGCATCTCCATCTATTGCAGCA GTTGTTGCGTCCATGGATTGGCCAGAAGTAACAAAATACAAATGCTTGGTATCTTCACAAGGCCATAGGGAAGAAATTATTGCCGACCTTTACACCGAAACAAAAGATCCACAGAAGGGACTTGTTGGCGGTGGGATGATAAG GGAGTTGCTTCTCTCTTTCTACAGAGCAACTGGATGTAAACCTCACAGGATTATATTTTATAG AGATGGTGTTAGCGATGGTCAGTTCAGCCAAGTGTTGCTTTATGAAATGGATGCAATTCGCAAG GCTTGTGCTACTTTACAGGCGGGGTACCTCCCACCAGTCACATTTGTTGTCGTGCAAAAGCGGCATCACACTCGTCTATTTCCTGAAAATCATCGTGCGCGGGATCTGACGGATAGAAGTGGGAATATCCTACCTG GTACCGTCGTCGACACAAAGATCTGTCATCCTACTgagtttgatttctacctctgtagcCATGCTGGCATTCAG GGAACAAGCCGCCCAACACATTATCATGTTCTTCTCGATAAAAACCGTTTCAGTGCTGATGCCCTTCAAACCTTGACCTACAACCTCTGCTACAC CTATGCCCGGTGCACGCGATCGGTTTCCATAG TTCCTCCGGCCTACTACGCGCACCTGGCGGCCTTCCGTGCGCGCTACTACATGGAGGACGAGTTCTCCGACGGGGGCTCGTCGTCGGCCACGGCCCGGTCGGCGCCTGCGAGGCAGCTCCCCAAGATCAGGGACAGTGTCAAGGAGTTCATGTTCTACTGCTGA
- the LOC119287063 gene encoding protein NUCLEAR FUSION DEFECTIVE 4-like, with protein sequence MVSGDGGRVPSTQFAKHVVGGRWFMFFASILIMAAAGGTYIFAIYSKAIKSSLGYDQQTLNTLSFFKDVGANVGILPGLINEVTPPWVVLACGAAMNLVGYLMIYLSITGRTARPPVWLMCLYIAVGANSQSFANTGALVTAVKNFPEDRGVVLGLLKGFVGLSGAIFTQLYRAIYGTDNDGADLVLLMAWLPAAISLVFIPTIRIMPRDTPAAASSTRERKAFFYFLYASIVLAVYLLVMNVVELEVLKFPRTAYYVTATVLLLLIFFPIVIVVQQELRTYLQPPLPTQSQSQSLVPTTTTTAVVHEAETATVMPPATTCFQDVFRPPARGEDYTILQALFSVDMLVLFVATICGVGGTLTAIDNLGQIGQSLGYPQRSVTTFVSLVSIWNYAGRVVAGFASEYVLARYKVPRPLVLTAVLLLACVGHLLIAVGVNNGLYAASVILGFCFGAQWPLLFAIISEVFGLKYYSTLYNFGAVASPVGSYILNVRIAGRRYDEEALRQGGRRGKDLTCIGVRCFRESFYIIAGVTLLGALVSLLLAWRTRNFYRGDLYGKFKADLAMGPVPAGEEPPEQATTKDGSTSPSDNAVATNNGSKIGSADH encoded by the coding sequence ATGGTGTCCGGCGATGGCGGCCGAGTGCCGTCGACGCAATTCGCGAAGCACGTGGTGGGcgggcggtggttcatgttcttcgCGTCGATCCTCATCATGGCGGCCGCGGGCGGCACCTACATCTTCGCCATCTACTCCAAGGCCATCAAGTCGTCGCTGGGGTACGACCAGCAGACGCTTAACACGCTCAGCTTCTTCAAGGACGTGGGCGCCAACGTCGGCATCCTCCCGGGCCTCATCAACGAGGTCACCCCGCCCTGGGTCGTCCTCGCCTGCGGCGCCGCCATGAACCTCGTCGGCTACCTCATGATCTACCTCTCCATCACCGGCCGCACCGCGCGCCCGCCCGTCTGGCTCATGTGCCTCTACATCGCCGTCGGCGCCAACTCCCAGTCCTTCGCCAACACCGGCGCGCTCGTCACCGCCGTCAAGAACTTCCCCGAGGACCGCGGCGTCGTGCTGGGGCTCCTCAAGGGCTTCGTCGGACTCAGCGGCGCCATCTTCACGCAGCTCTACCGCGCCATCTACGGCACCGACAACGACGGCGCCGACCTCGTGCTGCTCATGGCCTGGCTCCCCGCCGCCATCTCTCTGGTCTTCATCCCCACCATCCGCATCATGCCGCGGGACACCCCGGCCGCCGCCAGCAGCACCCGGGAGCGCAAGGCCTTCTTCTACTTCCTCTACGCCTCCATCGTGCTCGCCGTCTACCTCCTCGTCATGAACGTGGTGGAGCTGGAGGTGCTCAAGTTCCCCAGGACCGCCTACTACGTCACCGCCACcgtgctcctcctcctcatcttcttcccCATCGTCATCGTCGTCCAGCAGGAGCTCAGGACCTACCTGCAGCCGCCACTGCCCACCCAGTCCCAGTCCCAGTCTCTCGTCCCGACTACAACGACCACGGCCGTCGTCCACGAGGCCGAGACAGCCACCGTGATGCCGCCGGCGACGACGTGCTTCCAGGACGTGTTCCGGCCGCCGGCAAGGGGGGAGGACTACACGATCCTGCAGGCGCTCTTCAGCGTGGACATGCTGGTGCTGTTCGTGGCCACCATCTGCGGCGTGGGCGGCACGCTCACGGCGATCGACAACCTGGGCCAGATCGGGCAGTCCCTGGGCTACCCGCAGCGCAGCGTGACCACCTTCGTGTCCCTGGTGAGCATCTGGAACTACGCGGGGCGCGTGGTGGCCGGCTTCGCGTCCGAGTACGTGCTGGCCCGCTACAAGGTGCCCCGCCCGCTCGTCCTCACGGCGGTGCTCCTCCTCGCCTGCGTGGGGCACCTCCTCATCGCCGTGGGCGTCAACAACGGGCTCTACGCGGCGTCGGTCATCCTCGGCTTCTGCTTCGGGGCGCAGTGGCCGCTGCTCTTCGCCATCATCTCCGAGGTGTTCGGCCTCAAGTACTACTCCACGCTCTACAACTTCGGCGCCGTCGCCAGCCCCGTCGGCTCCTACATCCTCAACGTGCGCATCGCCGGCCGCCGCTACGACGAGGAGGCGCTCCGGCAGGGCGGGCGGCGGGGCAAGGACCTCACCTGCATCGGCGTGCGCTGCTTCAGGGAGTCATTCTACATCATCGCCGGCGTCACCCTGCTGGGCGCCCTCGTCTCGCTGCTGCTCGCGTGGAGGACCAGGAACTTCTACAGGGGCGACCTCTACGGCAAGTTCAAGGCCGACCTGGCCATGGGTCCTGTCCCTGCCGGCGAGGAGCCGCCGGAACAAGCCACCACCAAGGATGGTAGCACCAGTCCCAGCGACAACGCCGTCGCCACCAATAATGGCAGCAAGATCGGTTCAGCTGATCACTAA